CAGAAGATACAGCGCAGCGGAGGACTATAAATTATTGGATCTGGGATATGGGATGACAAATATTGTTTCCAGGCCAACTAAAGCAGCGGACGAAATAACAAAGGAAGAATATAAAGAAGGCAGAGAAGAACTGATTAAAAAAGTAGTTGAACTTAAGCCAAAAGTCATTTGCTTTGTTGGAAAAGGAGTATATCAGGAATACAGCCGCAAAAAGAAGCTGCCATGGGGAGTACAGGAGGAATCTGTGGTTCCCGGAACAATTGATTTTGCTGCTCCTTCGTCTTCTGGACTGGTCCGAATGAAAATGGATGAAATCATTCAAATCTATGCGGAGATTCCGAAGCTATTAAAAACTCTCATATAAAACCAGTTACTTGAATGGTTTGCCGCCTGGTCAGCCTAATGCCATTTCATAGGGCAAATAGCACACATTCTTCCTTTTTCACAAACATTATTCTAGTAATTTCCCCTACCAACGGTACTGTTAATTAATATTCAGAATTGTTAAAATAGATTCAACAGCAAGAACCAGCTTCAATTTAATCTCTTAAGGAGGGAAAGAAATGGAGCAATATGTTCGTGTTATTCCTTTTAAGGTGATTCGTCAGGAAGAGGAAGTTTTGGAAGTTCCAAAAGGCGTGGATTTAATACAGGCGCCAAAAATGTGGAACGAAACAAAAGGAAAAGGAATTAAAATTGCTGTTTTGGACACCGGATGCGACCTAAGCCATGCTGATCTGAAGGATCGAATAACAGGAGGACGGAATTTTACAGATGACGATAACAGCGATCCAAATATTTTCAAAGACTATAATGGCCACGGCACACATGTTGCTGGAACTATCGCTGCGCATGAAAACGATGCTGGTGTCATTGGGGTAGCTCCTGAAGCAGATCTCCTTATTGTGAAGGTCTTAAATAAGGATGGTTCCGGCCAATATGAATGGATCATCAATGGCATTCATTATGCCATCGAACAAAATGCTGATATCATTTCCATGTCACTTGGCGGACCAGCCGATGTTCCTGAACTGCATGATGCGATAAAAGCGGCTGTTAAAAAGAATATCCTTGTCGTCTGCGCAGCAGGAAATGAAGGGGATGGGGACGATTCTACAGACGAGTTTGCTTATCCTGGCTGCTACAATGAGGTGATTAGTGTGGGTGCTGTAAACCTTGAGAGGGATTCTTCCGAATTTACAAACTCACATAATGAAATTGATTTGGTGGCACCTGGTGAAGAGATATTATCTACCTTCTTAAACGGGAAATACGCAACGCTTAGCGGCACTTCAATGGCAGCACCACACGTTTCAGGTGCGCTGGCCCTAATCAAAGATTTAGCAAACAAGCAATTTGAAAGAAAGCTTTCAGAACCAGAACTATATGCACAATTAATCAGAAGGACAGTTCCATTAGGCAATTCGCCTAAACTGGAAGGAAACGGTCTTGTTTATTTAACCGTACCTGAGCATTTAGCCGGGATCTTTGTCCAAAAATTCAAATCCATGGTCCATAATGCTATATGATTAAAGTGAACAATATTTCAGCCGCATGGGCAGAGGCTCAGTCAAAGTATATTGAAAATGCTCAGAATGAACCCTATTACGATGCTCAGAAGGATAAAATCAATCTGGAGGATTACTACAGCACCCTTGATTTAGAAAAAGAAGACATCCCAGAACAAATCCATACTCTGGTGGTTCGTACCCATAACCGGCAATTGGATTACTCACCCCACCAGTATGTATATCCATGGGTGGATCTGCAGGAAAATCTCAAGCTAAAAAGTTTATATTCCGGGAAAGGGATGGACCCGCTTAAAGCCATTGACCAGGATCTCAAGCTTCTGCAGTCGATTCAGGAAAGCGGCTATAGCAGCATTGAAAGAGTAATTTTTAATACCGAACATGTCGTTCCACAATCCTGGTTTGAGGAAAGGCAGCCAATGAGAGGGGATCTCCATCACCTGTTTGCCTGTGAACCGGCATGCAACAGTATGAGAAGCAACTTCCCCTACTTTGATTTTGAAACCTATGCTCCGGATTTCGAGGCTGAGAGTATCAGGAACGGATGCGGAATGGCAGAACAGGAAAAGTTTGAGCCTGAATATGGAAAGGGTATTGCCGCAAGAGCAGTATTCTATTTTGCTGTCAGATATAAAAAAGTAATTAAAATCGAAGAAAAGATGGATATGCAGATTTTACTGAGATGGCATGCAGAATATCCAGTGACTGTATATGAAAAGCATAGAAACGCTGCCATTCAAGAACTCCAGGGAAACCGCAACCCATTTATTGATTTTCCGGAACATGCTAAGAAAATGTTAGGATAATAAGAGAGCCCGCCTGAAACTCAGGCGGGTTTGTTTTATAATATAAAATAAAAAAGGAGCAATCATGTGCAGGCATTCACAGAAAAAGTTATAAAAATCATTAAAAACATCCCAAGAGGAAAAGTCATGACATACGGGCAAATCGCAAGGCTGGCCGGGAGCCCCCGAGGAGCTAGACAGGTGGTCCGGATCCTTCATACCCAAAGTGAAAAGCATCAGCTTCCGTGGCATCGGGTTGTGAATGGGAAAGGGGAAATTGGGTTTAAAGACGGAGATTTGCATGACATTCAGAGAGAACTATTAGAAAATGAGGGGATACATTTTAATATAAATAAAAGACTTGATTTGCAGGAATTTGCCCACGAATCCTCACAGCAAAAATAAAGAAGCGTGCATTCAATTAGAAGTCACGCTTCTTTATGATCATAAATACCTATTTTGTCTTTGATGCATATTCCTCAATCATCTCAATTGTTACATACTTTCTAGCAGGTATAATTCCCTGTTTAGAAAGTTCATTGATTTCAGCGGTTACTTCATTTATCTTATCCGCAGAAAAAGGAAGTCCTCGCCTGCATAGATCCAATGCTTGCTCAATATAGTATTCGCGCTGCTGTTCCAGGGCAGCAAATTTCGTTATAATCTTATTCTGCTTTCCTACATGTTCTGAAATTGCTTTATGTACACTCATACTTTCCACCCCTTAAAAAATTCACCTGCTTTTATCATACCATTTTCTAATACCATTTTAAGAATAAATCTTCTTAGTAGCATAATATTTATTTTAGAAAAAATTAGAAATAATAGCCAGTCCTCATAACTTCTGCAGTGGAGAATAAAATAGTTAAGTAAATTAAAAATTGATTCTTTTTCCTCATTATGGAAATAAAGGAAACACACCTTTCTAAGGAGAAAAGGTTAAGAAACAAAAATGGAAGGTGGTTTAATACATATGAAAAAGAGTGTAAAAATAAATATCAGTTTATTGCTGGTATTTATGCTGGCACTTGTTCCTTTTGCTCAGCCTGAATCGCCTCAAGTCCAAGCAACGGAAGAAGGCAGCGAACTTGTACAGCAGTTAAACCAAATGCTTAATAATGATCCAATTCTTCAGGGGGCTTGCAGGAGTCAGTATCCGCAATGCAGAAACAGGCGAGCTGGTATACGACCATATCGGGGATATACGTTTAAGACCGGCTTCTAATATGAAGCTTCTGACAGCAGCAGCGGCTCTAGAAACATTGGGAGAAAATTATCAGTTCACAACAGAACTTCTTCATACAGGTTCAATAAAGGGAAAGACACTTCAAGGTGACTTGATCTTAAAAGGAAAAGGAGACCCAACCCTTTTAAAGAAGGATTTTGATTCATTTGCCGTTAAAGTAAAAGAAGCAGGCATTAAAGTTATTCATGGCAGCCTGATCGGTGATGACACGTGGTATGATGATATACGCTATTCCACCGATCTATCATGGAGCGATGAATCATGGTATTATGGCGGACAAGTTTCGGCACTTACAGCCTCCCCCAACGAGGACTATGACGCAGGCACAGTAATTGTAGAGGTTTATCCCGGAGAAAAAGCCGGGCAGGAACCGATTGTAAAAATGGAGCCGGAAACAGATTACATAAAGATCGTCAATAAGGCTAAAACCGTCTCTAAAGACGAAAAGAAGGATATCCATATTGAAAGAGATCACGGTACGAACACAGTTACAATTGAAGGAGAAATTCCAGTTGAAGGCAGCCGTTCAAGGGAATGGATCGCTGTATGGGAGCCTACTGGCTACGCATTGGATCTATTGAAGCGCTCTCTCGCTGAACAAGGCATTAAAATCAAAGGGAAAACAGAAGCTGGCACTGCTCCAGAAGGCGCAAAACTATTTGCTGAGCATAAATCCATGCCTATCAAAGATTTGCTCATACCATTTATGAAATTAAGCAATAACGGCCATGCGGAAACATTAATCAAGGAAATGGGCAAAGCTGTAAAAGGAGAAGGCAGCTGGGAAAAAGGGCTCGAGGTATTAGAAGAACAAGCTGAAGCCCTTGGAATGAATAAGGAAACCCTCGTGCTCCGGGACGGTTCCGGAATCTCACATGTAAACTTAATTCCGGCAAATGAAATCTCAAAACTTCTTTTCGAAGTCCAGGACGAAGAATGGTTCAGCTCCTATTTGAACTCATTGCCGATTGCCGGCAATACAGACCGGATGGTGGGGGAACTCTTAGAAATCGCATGAAAAACACCAATGCCGACGGAAATGTCAAAGCAAAAACAGGTTCCATCTCAACAGTCAGTTCATTATCAGGATATGTTAAGACGGCCAGCGGGGAAGAACTTATCTTTTCTGTTATTCTGAATAACTTAACTGATGGCGGTCAAGGTAAGGTTATAGAAGACAAAATTGCCACGTTATTAGCCGATCAATAAACAGTATAGAAAAGCTGAAGCCGTCCGCCTACCGGCTTATGACCTCAAGCTTTTAAGAGCCCGAAACTAGACACGCTTAGACCCGGGAGCCGAGACAATTATCTAACTTCAGAATTTGCACATTCTTAACTATTAAGAAAAAGGGCAGGTTACCATTTCGCCGGTTTACCTGCCCTTTTTCTGTCTTATTCTGCTTTTGCTGCCTGTATCTGCAGGTCAATTTTCACTTTATCTCCAACAAGTACTCCGCCTGTTTCTAGGGCTGAATTCCAGGTTAAGCCATAATCGCTTCGTTTGATTGCTCCAGCAGCAGTAAAGCCGACTTTTTCATTACCCCATGGATCTTTGCCTGATCCTTCATATGTCACAGTGAAGGTTTCTGTTTTTGTTGCACCATGAATTGTAAGATCGCCGGTAACATCATATTCATCATCACCCTTGCTTACAATGCTTGTTGATTTAAAGGTCATTTTCGGGTGGTTCTCAACATCAAAGAAGTCCGCAGAACGCAGGTGGTTGTCACGATCTTCATTGCGTGTATCAACACTTGAAAGTGAAACATTGAATGTAATATCAGCAGTTGTTAAATCTGCAGGATCTGCAGTTATTTCTGCATCAAAGCTATTAAAGCTGCCTTTCACGTTTGCGATCATCATATGCTTGATAGAAAAATCCACACTGCTGTGCGCAGGATCAACTGCCCATTTTGTTTTAGCCATATTTTTCTCCTCCAATAGTTCGAATTCATTTGTTTTGAATTCAAGATATTTTAATTCTAGATAAATTATATGCCGGTTTAAGTTTTATGTCAATGATATTTTTTCAAAAGATGGTAAAATGAAGACTACTTAAATTATCAATATCATACATAACCTAAGTCATAATCATTACATTACGGTTTAGTGATGTTTAAAGGGGAACGAACCATGAATCAGCTTGAACAGATTTACAATAATGCTGCAGAGCATACAAAAATAAAAATCCTGGAGGATGCCGACCGCTATCTGGGCAGTAAAGAGTCGATGCCCTCCTATAAGGAATATCTTTCTGAAAGATTTCATTATATCGATCAAATCTGGGTAAATGTATGGCTGAATAAAATCACTGCCAAAATATCCAAGCATGAAAAAGAAATATCTAAGTGAAAAAGGGTACGACACCGAAAATGTTGACAGGAAAATAATCAATCACTTATTCCGGACTGAAATGAGGGATTATCAGCCTTTTAACAGTTTGGACTGGCTTAATGACCTCTTTGAAAACAATAATGAAGCATGGGCTGGGCGCTATGAGAATGCACGGGCTCATTATCTGCATAAAGCAGAAGAGGAGCTGCTTCAGCGAAAGAAGTATCGAATCCGCGAAGATATTGAAAAGAATATTGATGAAATTATTGAAAGAGATTATAGCCTTCTTTATCTTCATGTCAGACATATGGCTTCAAAGCAGCTGGTTTCCGATTTTAGAAACAAGATAAGATATCAAAAAGCGGATACCTTTGCTCTGGAGGAAAAGCTTGAAGAGACAGGCAGCTTTGATGCAGGTGATTATACTGTAATGGGGGAATTCCTTGATGAGCTGACAGGAAATATCCATAAAGCATTGTATGGAGGTAAAGGTTACTTTGAATATGAAGCCTATTACTATGTCTATAAGAACCATATATCAGGATATCTGTCCGATTCTCTGCAATCGCTCGTCCTGCAGAACCTTCCGCATCATTTATTCGAGGAATATGAAGACGCTTATCAGAAACCGCTGACCGGTAAGTCGGTGAAGAAGTTAATGGCCCATACCCTTCAGGATCTTGATGAAAGCTTTTTGAAAGCATTCAGGAGGAATATATTGAAGATCTGCTGAGGCTTGCGGATATACCGTTTGACCCTGAAGTCCATAAAGATCTGCTCGAGAAGGATATTGCTGACAGAGAAAGAAAAATAGCAGAAGAATTGGCTGAGCAGCAGCGGAAGAAAGAAGAAGAGGAACGCATGCTCGAATATATATTCGGGCAGGAATACAGCCCCTCTGTGGAACGGGCCAAAAGGTATGTACTTCATATTGGTGAAACCAATACAGGGAAAACACATCATGCCCTTGAAGGAATGAAATCAGCCCAAAGCGGCATGTATCTGGCACCTTTAAGGCTGTTGGCACTGGAAGTATATGATAAACTGAACCGCGAAGGTATACCCTGTTCTTTGAAAACCGGTGAAGAGGAAAAGGCAGTTGCCGGTTCTGAGCATCTTTCCAGCACGGTTGAAATGTTCTACGAAAAGGACTATTACGACGTCATTGTCATTGATGAAGCCCAAATGATCACGGATAAGGACAGAGGCTTCTCTTGGTATAAAGCCATTACCAAGGCAAATGCAAATGAAGTCCATATCATTGGCAGCCGCAGCGCTAAAAGCATGATGCTCCAGCTTCTTGGCGAAGCAGATATTGAATTGAATGAATACAGCCGGGATATACCTCTTGAAGTCGAAGCAAAGGAATTCAAATTCAGTCATGTACGAAAAGGCGATGCACTCATCTGTTTTTCAAGAAAGAGAGTGCTTGAAACTGCCTCAAGGCTTCAGCAGGAAGGGCACTCAGTAAGCATGATTTATGGAGCGATGCCTCCTGAAACCAGAAAAAAACAAGTCCAGCGTTTTACAAAGGGAGAAACTTCCGTCATTGTATCCACTGATGCCATTGGGATGGGACTCAACCTGCCTATCCGGAGAATTGTTTTTTGGAAAATGATAAGTTTGACGGAACAAAAAGGAGAACCCTTACTTCACAGGAGGTTAAGCAAATTGCTGGAAGGGCAGGGCGAAAAGGGCTTTATAACATTGGAAAAGTTGCTTTTACAAAAGATATCAAAAGAATGAAGGCCTTGCTTGAAATGGAGGATGCCCCGGTCCACAGCTTTGCCATAGCCCCAACAAATACAGTATTTGAAAGATTCCAAAGGTATTACCGCGATCTCGGATCATTCTTTGAGCTTTGGGATAAGTTTGAGAGCCCCAGAGGAACCAAAAAAGCGGCATTAACAGAGGAGAGAGACCTATATGAAAGGATACGCGGAACAGAAATTGAAGCAAAGCTTGGACTAATGGACCTGTATGGTTTTCTCCATCTGCCATTCTCAAAAAAGAACATGATCTTGTCCGTCAATGGGAAGAGACCATGTATGCCATTATTGATGGCGAGGAGCTTCCAGAGCCCAGAATTAAGAACCGTAATCTGGAAGAGCTGGAATTGACTTATAAAGCAATAGGCCTGCATTTGCTGTTCCTGTATCGTCTTGAGCAGAGAACAGAAGCGTTATATTGGGAAAGATTAAGGGAAGAAATCAGCGATCATGTTCACGAAAGACTAAAAACCGATATAAAAGAGCTCTCAAGAAAATGCAGAAAGTGCGGCAAAAAACTGCCCTGGGAACACGAATATCAAATCTGTGATGAATGTCATTCTTCACGTTCAAGGAGAAGATATAATTATTATAGAAGGTAATGAATGGATGGGATCAGGATGTTATTTGGCTGTCACGTAAGCATAAGGGAAGGATATTTAGGAGCTGCAAAAGCTGCAAAGGCCATGAATGCTTCTGCCTTTCAGTACTTTCCGAAGAATCCAAGAAGCTTGAGTGTAAAGGATTTTAATCGGGAGGATGCAGCTCTTTGCAGGGCGTTTTGCAAAGAGCATGAAATCTTTTCGATTGCACATACTCCATATCCAACCAGCCTCACACCGCAGCCGGAGAAGCAAGAGCTGACGATTAAGTCTTTGCTGAATGATCTGGAAATTGCCAGTGCCTGTGGCTCGGCAGGAGTGGTTGTACATTTCGGAAACCCAATCAACAAAAAGGATCCGCTTGCAGGATATCATTTAATGATCGAGATGCTTAATCAAATCCTCTCTCACTGGGAAGACCC
This window of the Cytobacillus pseudoceanisediminis genome carries:
- a CDS encoding YceI family protein, with product MAKTKWAVDPAHSSVDFSIKHMMIANVKGSFNSFDAEITADPADLTTADITFNVSLSSVDTRNEDRDNHLRSADFFDVENHPKMTFKSTSIVSKGDDEYDVTGDLTIHGATKTETFTVTYEGSGKDPWGNEKVGFTAAGAIKRSDYGLTWNSALETGGVLVGDKVKIDLQIQAAKAE
- a CDS encoding MGMT family protein, which translates into the protein MQAFTEKVIKIIKNIPRGKVMTYGQIARLAGSPRGARQVVRILHTQSEKHQLPWHRVVNGKGEIGFKDGDLHDIQRELLENEGIHFNINKRLDLQEFAHESSQQK
- a CDS encoding mismatch-specific DNA-glycosylase, with the protein product MEPIKDHLKENLDLLFVGFNPSIRSGETGHHFANPNNRFWKILHESGLTPRRYSAAEDYKLLDLGYGMTNIVSRPTKAADEITKEEYKEGREELIKKVVELKPKVICFVGKGVYQEYSRKKKLPWGVQEESVVPGTIDFAAPSSSGLVRMKMDEIIQIYAEIPKLLKTLI
- a CDS encoding YpbS family protein; amino-acid sequence: MSVHKAISEHVGKQNKIITKFAALEQQREYYIEQALDLCRRGLPFSADKINEVTAEINELSKQGIIPARKYVTIEMIEEYASKTK
- a CDS encoding S8 family peptidase, producing the protein MEQYVRVIPFKVIRQEEEVLEVPKGVDLIQAPKMWNETKGKGIKIAVLDTGCDLSHADLKDRITGGRNFTDDDNSDPNIFKDYNGHGTHVAGTIAAHENDAGVIGVAPEADLLIVKVLNKDGSGQYEWIINGIHYAIEQNADIISMSLGGPADVPELHDAIKAAVKKNILVVCAAGNEGDGDDSTDEFAYPGCYNEVISVGAVNLERDSSEFTNSHNEIDLVAPGEEILSTFLNGKYATLSGTSMAAPHVSGALALIKDLANKQFERKLSEPELYAQLIRRTVPLGNSPKLEGNGLVYLTVPEHLAGIFVQKFKSMVHNAI
- a CDS encoding endonuclease I family protein, which translates into the protein MIKVNNISAAWAEAQSKYIENAQNEPYYDAQKDKINLEDYYSTLDLEKEDIPEQIHTLVVRTHNRQLDYSPHQYVYPWVDLQENLKLKSLYSGKGMDPLKAIDQDLKLLQSIQESGYSSIERVIFNTEHVVPQSWFEERQPMRGDLHHLFACEPACNSMRSNFPYFDFETYAPDFEAESIRNGCGMAEQEKFEPEYGKGIAARAVFYFAVRYKKVIKIEEKMDMQILLRWHAEYPVTVYEKHRNAAIQELQGNRNPFIDFPEHAKKMLG